Proteins encoded by one window of Arcobacter sp. LA11:
- the fliL gene encoding flagellar basal body-associated protein FliL produces MAEEENNEEVKQSSGGGKAMMIVLIALIVILLLVVGGLGYFLYAKGIFSDQPMGGNQEQMQKEEASDSKQTYKAAINDLVLNITNAKGREKLMKLSFSLKSTEPTIEGIVEEYKPEIVDVVIAQISSRSSEELLTVGGKALLKEELLEDINSIINEVTSSNEDIKENNVKKILFTTFVIK; encoded by the coding sequence ATGGCTGAAGAAGAAAATAATGAAGAAGTAAAACAATCAAGTGGTGGTGGAAAAGCGATGATGATAGTCCTTATCGCATTAATAGTTATATTATTGTTAGTTGTTGGTGGACTTGGTTATTTCCTTTACGCAAAAGGTATTTTTTCTGATCAACCAATGGGTGGGAACCAAGAGCAAATGCAAAAAGAAGAAGCAAGTGACTCTAAACAAACATATAAAGCAGCAATAAATGATTTAGTATTAAATATTACAAATGCAAAAGGTCGAGAAAAATTAATGAAATTATCATTTTCATTAAAAAGCACAGAACCTACAATTGAAGGGATTGTTGAAGAGTATAAACCAGAAATTGTAGATGTTGTTATTGCTCAAATTAGTTCAAGAAGCTCAGAAGAGTTATTAACTGTTGGTGGAAAAGCATTATTAAAAGAAGAATTACTAGAAGATATAAATAGTATAATAAATGAAGTAACATCTAGTAATGAAGATATAAAAGAAAATAATGTTAAAAAGATTTTATTCACTACTTTTGTAATTAAGTAA
- a CDS encoding P-II family nitrogen regulator, producing MKKIEAVIKPFKLEDVKDALTEAGITGMTVSDVKGYGRQQGHSELYRGAEYVVDFLPKIKLELIVAEEDVDSTIELIINSAKTGKIGDGKIFVSSIEKTVRIRTGEEDEDAI from the coding sequence TTGAAAAAGATTGAAGCTGTAATTAAACCGTTTAAATTAGAAGATGTAAAAGATGCCTTAACAGAAGCAGGAATTACTGGTATGACAGTATCTGATGTAAAAGGGTACGGAAGACAACAAGGTCACTCAGAGTTATATAGAGGTGCTGAATATGTTGTAGATTTTTTACCAAAAATTAAATTAGAATTAATTGTTGCAGAAGAAGATGTTGATTCAACAATTGAATTGATTATCAACTCAGCAAAAACTGGAAAAATTGGAGATGGTAAAATATTTGTTTCTTCAATTGAAAAAACAGTAAGAATTAGAACAGGGGAAGAAGACGAGGACGCAATTTAG
- a CDS encoding ammonium transporter, which translates to MDLQSVSYVIDTFFAIFAMTLIIFMVPGFAMLEAGLVRTKNVSAVLMVNTMIYAVASISFLLMGYSIAFGDFGSDTMSGWAAFLFQMAFVGKVINIMSGGVSERAKVLPLAFFTVIMGGILYPTVVNWSWGADMLDGTMFDISMYDLAGSTVIHSTGGWALLAAILIIGARRGRYTKDGGVRVIPASNIPLVTLGAFLLWIGWFGFNGGSVGSIASKESADAVALTIMNTNTAGLAGAICVGAFMYFRYKKLDITMVLNGALGGLVAITAGPDLYDIYTPILIGAIGGALVVFGVSFFDKLKLDDPVGALSVHLLNGIWGTLAVGIFAANGEDITFMGQLKGVVVVGMFAFVTSYVVLFIINKVAPLRADKDEEMQGLDVEECGLEAYPEFKRAF; encoded by the coding sequence ATGGATTTACAATCAGTTAGTTATGTAATAGATACGTTTTTTGCAATATTTGCAATGACGTTAATTATTTTTATGGTACCAGGTTTTGCTATGTTAGAAGCAGGACTTGTTAGAACTAAAAATGTTTCTGCAGTATTAATGGTTAATACAATGATTTATGCAGTTGCATCAATTTCATTTTTATTAATGGGATACTCAATTGCATTTGGTGATTTTGGAAGTGATACAATGTCTGGATGGGCAGCATTTTTATTCCAAATGGCATTTGTTGGTAAAGTAATTAATATCATGTCTGGTGGTGTATCAGAAAGAGCAAAAGTTTTACCTTTAGCATTCTTTACAGTTATTATGGGTGGAATTCTTTATCCAACAGTTGTTAACTGGTCTTGGGGAGCTGATATGCTTGATGGAACAATGTTTGATATTTCAATGTATGATTTAGCAGGTTCAACAGTTATTCACTCAACAGGTGGTTGGGCTTTATTAGCAGCTATTTTAATTATTGGTGCGAGACGTGGAAGATATACAAAAGATGGTGGAGTTAGAGTAATTCCTGCTTCAAATATTCCTTTAGTTACACTTGGTGCTTTTCTTTTATGGATTGGTTGGTTTGGATTTAATGGTGGTTCAGTAGGATCAATTGCATCTAAAGAGTCAGCAGATGCTGTTGCTTTAACTATTATGAATACAAATACAGCTGGACTTGCTGGAGCTATTTGTGTGGGTGCATTTATGTATTTCAGATATAAAAAACTGGATATAACTATGGTACTAAATGGTGCCTTAGGTGGATTAGTTGCAATTACTGCAGGACCAGATTTATATGATATTTATACTCCAATTTTAATTGGTGCGATTGGTGGTGCATTAGTTGTATTTGGTGTATCTTTCTTTGATAAATTAAAACTTGATGATCCTGTAGGGGCTTTATCTGTACACCTATTAAATGGTATTTGGGGAACATTAGCAGTTGGAATATTTGCTGCAAATGGTGAAGATATAACATTTATGGGACAATTAAAAGGTGTAGTTGTTGTTGGAATGTTTGCTTTTGTTACTTCATATGTAGTTTTATTTATTATCAATAAAGTAGCACCTTTAAGAGCTGACAAAGATGAAGAGATGCAAGGTTTAGATGTAGAAGAGTGTGGTTTAGAAGCATACCCAGAGTTCAAAAGAGCTTTTTAA
- a CDS encoding flagellar hook-associated protein FlgK: MLKSLNVAQSGLNAAKIAVENVSNNIANENTPGYKKRVVQLSELALTDSRFTGRGVRADEAYRITSQYMYDNMMNENTKSNYFNEVSSMVGNIEAMFQETDSSGFSTDLDRYFQAVENLRSNPNSEIYRTTYKTQGKVVVDSLQNLYSNIEKQEELTRKSLEDNVEKVNSLINEIGSINQQLGQHKVASNDLLDKRDQLENELSEYVDIEVNRSNDEYELKIGGAIAVRYNTNIREVELVEDDSSQIDRFATTDALGNPIDNITDKVALDADDVITYKLNNEFEVSVTIGQQIFEADGVTPVDFDPSTPGADTVDSTNYLRALTYKINHDANISQTVDAYNGNYAVDANGNKVDSTTEDKFLVIESRVSGEEGSFQGRISVTKMTGTTVDSRDVLFKDEYQSAEAKNNVYLSVFDSEVKISSGIIKAQTENLTTDSVNNKIVDYKNKLDNFARSLSDLYDKYVKTGEEEYLYGHVATDDYDGTANIKEINLFSGTDVKTLKFDQDAVNDLLQSDLDYMATIQWKKDVEFDGFAQDGSSVYATSFSEFYQEIRVNISSDKENNDFLLEAQEAVEQSLQFSYDQLTKVDNDEEMVNLIKFQAAYTANAKIITVVDEMLQTILGIR; this comes from the coding sequence ATGCTAAAGTCATTAAATGTAGCACAAAGTGGTCTTAATGCAGCAAAAATAGCTGTTGAAAATGTTTCAAACAATATAGCAAATGAAAATACTCCTGGGTACAAAAAAAGAGTAGTTCAATTAAGTGAATTAGCTTTAACAGATTCTAGGTTTACTGGACGTGGTGTACGTGCTGATGAAGCCTATAGAATAACCTCTCAATACATGTATGATAACATGATGAATGAGAATACTAAATCAAATTATTTTAATGAAGTATCTTCAATGGTTGGTAATATTGAAGCTATGTTTCAAGAGACTGATTCTAGTGGATTTTCAACTGATTTAGATAGATATTTTCAAGCAGTTGAAAACTTAAGATCTAATCCAAATTCAGAAATTTATAGAACAACTTATAAAACACAAGGAAAGGTTGTTGTAGATTCTTTACAGAATCTATATTCAAATATTGAAAAACAAGAAGAATTAACACGAAAATCTTTAGAAGATAATGTTGAAAAAGTTAATAGTTTAATTAATGAAATAGGCTCAATTAATCAACAGTTAGGTCAACATAAAGTTGCCTCAAATGATTTACTTGATAAAAGAGATCAATTAGAAAATGAATTATCTGAATATGTAGATATAGAAGTAAATAGAAGTAATGATGAATATGAATTAAAAATTGGTGGTGCAATTGCTGTTCGATACAATACTAATATTCGTGAAGTAGAACTTGTAGAGGATGATAGTAGTCAAATTGATAGATTTGCAACAACTGACGCTTTAGGAAATCCAATTGATAATATTACAGATAAAGTTGCTTTAGATGCTGATGATGTAATTACTTATAAACTTAATAATGAATTTGAAGTATCAGTTACTATAGGGCAACAAATCTTTGAAGCAGATGGAGTAACTCCTGTAGATTTTGATCCAAGTACTCCTGGTGCAGATACTGTAGATAGTACTAATTATCTTCGAGCTTTAACATACAAGATTAATCATGATGCAAATATTTCTCAGACAGTAGATGCCTATAATGGTAATTATGCAGTTGATGCAAATGGAAATAAAGTTGATAGTACTACTGAAGATAAGTTTTTAGTAATAGAAAGTAGAGTCTCGGGAGAAGAAGGTTCTTTTCAAGGAAGAATTTCTGTTACAAAAATGACAGGAACTACAGTTGATAGTCGTGACGTTTTATTTAAAGATGAGTATCAAAGTGCAGAGGCTAAAAATAATGTTTATCTTTCAGTATTTGATAGTGAAGTTAAAATTAGTTCTGGAATTATAAAAGCGCAAACAGAAAATCTTACAACAGATTCAGTTAATAATAAAATTGTTGATTACAAAAATAAGTTAGATAATTTTGCTAGGTCATTAAGTGATTTATATGATAAGTATGTAAAAACAGGTGAAGAAGAGTATTTATATGGACATGTTGCGACTGATGACTATGATGGAACAGCGAACATAAAAGAAATAAATTTATTTAGTGGAACAGATGTAAAAACTCTTAAGTTTGACCAAGATGCTGTAAATGATTTACTTCAAAGTGATTTAGATTATATGGCTACAATTCAATGGAAAAAAGATGTAGAATTTGATGGATTTGCACAAGATGGATCTAGTGTTTATGCAACATCATTTTCTGAGTTTTATCAAGAGATAAGAGTAAATATTTCATCTGATAAAGAAAATAATGATTTTTTACTTGAAGCGCAAGAGGCTGTCGAACAATCGCTTCAATTTAGTTATGATCAATTAACAAAAGTTGATAATGACGAAGAAATGGTAAATTTAATTAAATTTCAAGCAGCATATACAGCAAATGCTAAAATTATTACAGTTGTAGATGAAATGCTACAAACAATCCTAGGTATTAGGTAA
- a CDS encoding flagellar basal body L-ring protein FlgH, with protein MKNSFLLLIIIPIIFTACVNEQNIEFKKPELQVPKPIPVVKKKKGSLYSLKGPSLFADKKDLQVGDIIQVQISESLSSNTNNKREVSADRTNSLGGGLLTPTTGNTLGGITKNAANKLNPLLGVNFGSTTNTANNGEVKTKLSETFSTNVSAIIEETYQNGNYYIKGFKEMLIDGQKQSLMLTGVIRPYDITSDNAISSSQIANLKIMYRKDGEEQDVMHVPWGLSIIQKFWPF; from the coding sequence ATGAAAAATAGTTTTCTTTTATTAATTATTATTCCTATAATTTTTACAGCTTGCGTAAATGAACAAAATATAGAGTTTAAAAAACCTGAACTTCAAGTTCCAAAACCAATACCAGTTGTAAAAAAGAAAAAAGGCTCTTTATATTCATTAAAAGGTCCTTCATTATTTGCAGATAAAAAAGACTTACAAGTTGGAGATATTATTCAAGTACAAATTAGTGAATCTTTATCTTCAAATACAAATAACAAAAGAGAAGTGAGTGCAGATAGAACTAATAGTTTAGGAGGAGGGTTATTAACTCCTACAACAGGTAATACTCTTGGTGGTATAACAAAAAATGCAGCTAATAAACTTAATCCATTATTAGGTGTAAATTTTGGTTCAACTACAAATACTGCAAATAATGGAGAGGTAAAAACTAAGTTAAGTGAAACTTTTTCTACGAATGTATCTGCAATTATAGAAGAGACTTACCAAAATGGTAATTATTATATCAAAGGTTTCAAAGAGATGTTAATTGATGGACAGAAACAATCTTTGATGTTAACAGGGGTAATTAGACCTTATGATATTACGTCAGATAACGCTATTTCATCATCTCAAATTGCTAATTTAAAAATAATGTATAGAAAAGATGGAGAGGAACAAGATGTAATGCATGTCCCTTGGGGATTAAGTATTATACAGAAGTTTTGGCCTTTTTAA
- a CDS encoding flagellar biosynthetic protein FliQ translates to MDLIGIAENTVKIILILGLPSLMVSMVIGLIISVFQAVTQVSDASLSFVPKVIFVSVFVLISLPWIGDNIETYTKDLWDMILIFGQQ, encoded by the coding sequence ATGGATTTAATTGGAATTGCTGAAAATACAGTAAAAATCATTTTAATCTTAGGTTTACCATCTTTAATGGTAAGTATGGTAATTGGTCTTATTATCTCTGTGTTTCAAGCTGTGACACAAGTAAGTGATGCTTCCTTATCTTTTGTACCTAAAGTAATCTTTGTTTCTGTATTTGTTTTAATATCATTACCGTGGATTGGTGATAATATAGAGACTTATACAAAAGATTTATGGGATATGATTTTAATTTTTGGTCAACAGTAA
- a CDS encoding Fis family transcriptional regulator, with amino-acid sequence MKDYIAISKNSKEILNSAHLLQSVEVNALISGEAGVGKKSLSQYIVPNAPVFKAKSLQQDIIDNVIDLKDCSIIIDKIENITNIDLLINWINENSIRVIATTLKEELNSKIGEQFSITIELPPLKDREEDVKALTAKFSKEASTTLDLEQIIPSKLMINISNNAHSLRKSIYFSYLFETIGEDEILMFMENYMFSNMQGEDSYKDFLYLLEVPILKAASKKYKSQVQMAKHLGLNRITLRKKLDLHKDFLND; translated from the coding sequence ATGAAAGATTACATAGCTATTTCAAAAAACTCTAAAGAGATTTTAAACTCTGCACATCTTTTACAAAGTGTTGAAGTTAATGCATTAATATCTGGAGAAGCAGGAGTTGGTAAAAAATCATTATCACAATATATTGTTCCAAATGCACCCGTATTTAAAGCAAAAAGTTTACAACAAGATATTATAGATAATGTAATAGATTTAAAAGACTGTTCAATTATTATTGATAAAATAGAAAATATTACAAATATTGATTTACTTATAAATTGGATAAATGAAAACTCAATTAGAGTAATTGCAACAACATTAAAAGAAGAGCTAAATTCAAAAATAGGTGAACAATTCTCTATTACAATAGAACTTCCTCCACTAAAAGATAGGGAAGAAGATGTAAAAGCATTAACTGCTAAATTCTCAAAAGAAGCTAGTACAACTTTAGATTTAGAGCAAATTATACCTTCTAAATTAATGATTAATATATCTAATAATGCACATAGTTTAAGAAAATCGATATACTTTTCATATCTTTTCGAAACAATTGGAGAAGATGAAATATTAATGTTTATGGAAAATTATATGTTCTCAAATATGCAAGGAGAAGATTCTTATAAAGATTTTTTATATCTTCTTGAAGTACCTATTTTAAAAGCTGCATCAAAAAAATATAAATCACAAGTACAAATGGCTAAACATTTAGGATTAAATAGAATAACACTTAGAAAAAAACTTGACTTGCATAAGGACTTCTTAAATGACTGA
- a CDS encoding flagellar basal body P-ring protein FlgI, whose protein sequence is MRFLLLLFFVCYSIYAQTIKDISNIVGIRDNQLIGYGLVVGLAGTGDKSEFTMQSLQNLLRNSYIKIPTSSIKSKNIAAVMVTAELPAFSRQGDKIQIKISAIGDSKSIDHGQLLLTQLKAVDGEVYALAQGTIVADSKNATTGFIYEGATIENEVDYSLKNEDSVKLSLFKNDAKQAYLIEKKINEHFGVKLATAMDTRTVEIRKPNNISIVKFISDIQDIELDSSFKKKIIIDINREAIVAGADIPIEPITVARDNFTIRIKKSTLSDFEWDDKRINKGKDIGDNVKLENKPVAVNIDNTLMNSKETPTVSDLVRAMKVMKLPMTDIIDTIKMIKDMGALDVELEIRG, encoded by the coding sequence TTGAGATTTTTATTACTTCTTTTTTTTGTATGTTATTCAATATATGCTCAAACTATAAAAGATATTTCCAATATTGTTGGAATAAGAGATAACCAATTAATAGGATACGGATTAGTTGTAGGATTAGCAGGTACTGGTGATAAATCAGAGTTTACTATGCAAAGCTTACAAAACTTATTAAGAAATTCATATATTAAAATCCCTACATCATCGATAAAGTCAAAAAATATTGCTGCAGTTATGGTAACAGCAGAGCTTCCAGCATTTTCTAGACAAGGTGATAAAATACAAATTAAAATATCAGCAATTGGTGATTCAAAATCTATTGACCATGGTCAACTCTTATTAACACAATTAAAAGCAGTAGATGGAGAAGTTTACGCTTTAGCACAAGGAACTATCGTTGCAGATAGTAAAAATGCTACAACTGGTTTTATTTATGAGGGTGCTACTATTGAAAATGAAGTAGATTATTCACTTAAAAATGAAGATTCAGTAAAGCTTAGCTTATTTAAAAATGATGCAAAGCAAGCTTATTTAATAGAGAAAAAAATAAATGAACACTTTGGAGTAAAGCTTGCAACAGCAATGGATACAAGAACTGTAGAAATCAGAAAACCTAATAACATCTCTATTGTAAAATTTATTTCAGATATACAAGATATAGAACTTGACTCTAGTTTTAAGAAGAAAATAATAATTGATATAAATCGAGAGGCTATAGTTGCAGGAGCTGATATCCCAATTGAGCCAATAACAGTTGCAAGAGATAATTTTACTATAAGAATTAAAAAATCTACTCTTAGTGATTTTGAATGGGATGATAAAAGAATCAATAAAGGCAAAGATATTGGTGACAATGTTAAACTTGAAAATAAACCAGTTGCAGTAAATATTGATAATACTTTAATGAACAGCAAAGAGACGCCAACAGTTTCTGATTTAGTGAGAGCTATGAAAGTTATGAAGTTACCAATGACAGATATTATTGATACTATTAAAATGATAAAAGACATGGGTGCTTTAGATGTTGAATTGGAAATAAGAGGATAA
- the fliM gene encoding flagellar motor switch protein FliM: MAEFLSQDEIDALLDIAEAGEEIETSAEEQIISKEKNYSIYDFKKPNRISNEQFKAFSTLHDKMLRDLITDLSAMLRKIVDIKLYSIEQMTYGEFILSIPQLTSLNTLSIKPLEGRIVIECNPGISHKIIAELLGSGAVAASDNLDRELTEIEVEIFDHFYKMFVKHLFKAWDEVTTLNFKIESRDTNANAIQIISDHEIVLLVVLEITIDEESGFLSICYPISYIETLLNKIVEKMFNEGKNKKASRKRDISALISGAKMNIEAIMAETELSVADLLKLNKDDIIVFNKNATSSSSKIYVNNTEKFVGVSGISNNRKAIQVKSNIDHEKQETLETLRVMREERIVKAKESNENIKRLLQERDNY; the protein is encoded by the coding sequence ATGGCAGAATTTTTAAGTCAAGATGAAATCGATGCTTTATTAGATATAGCAGAAGCAGGAGAAGAAATTGAAACTTCTGCAGAAGAGCAGATAATATCAAAAGAAAAAAACTACTCTATATATGACTTTAAAAAACCTAATAGAATTTCAAACGAACAATTTAAAGCATTTTCTACATTGCATGACAAAATGTTAAGGGATTTAATTACTGACCTTTCAGCAATGCTTAGAAAGATTGTTGATATTAAATTATACTCTATTGAACAAATGACATATGGAGAATTTATTCTTTCTATTCCACAACTTACATCATTAAATACCTTATCAATTAAACCTTTAGAAGGAAGAATTGTAATAGAATGTAACCCTGGAATTTCACATAAAATTATTGCTGAACTTTTAGGAAGTGGAGCCGTTGCTGCAAGTGATAATTTAGATAGAGAATTAACTGAAATTGAAGTTGAAATATTTGACCATTTTTATAAAATGTTTGTTAAACATTTATTTAAAGCTTGGGATGAAGTAACAACTTTAAACTTCAAAATAGAATCAAGAGATACAAATGCAAATGCAATTCAAATTATTTCTGATCATGAAATTGTACTACTTGTAGTTCTTGAAATTACTATCGACGAAGAATCTGGGTTTTTATCAATTTGTTATCCTATTTCATACATAGAGACACTTTTAAATAAAATTGTTGAAAAAATGTTTAATGAAGGAAAAAACAAAAAAGCAAGTAGAAAAAGAGACATTTCAGCTCTTATTTCTGGTGCAAAAATGAATATTGAAGCAATTATGGCGGAAACTGAACTATCAGTTGCAGACCTTCTTAAACTAAATAAAGATGATATCATTGTATTTAATAAAAATGCTACCTCATCTTCTTCAAAAATATACGTTAACAATACTGAAAAATTTGTTGGAGTATCTGGAATATCTAATAATAGAAAAGCTATTCAAGTTAAATCTAATATTGACCATGAAAAACAAGAAACACTTGAAACATTAAGAGTTATGAGAGAAGAAAGAATTGTTAAAGCTAAAGAGTCTAACGAAAATATCAAAAGACTACTTCAAGAAAGAGATAACTACTAA
- the amt gene encoding ammonium transporter, with translation MENFNDLKYILDGFLFVFSGVLVMWMAAGFAMLEAGLTRSKNNATVLTKNIALFAISCIMYYFVGYNLMYGDGSSFMGSFSTISMESAADAAYPAAADFFFQVMFVATAASVISGTIAERMKLWPFLIFVVLLSGVIYPIQGHWTWGGTELGGLIAGFSDFAGSTIVHSVGGWAALAGVLILGARKGKYTKDGKVRPIPGSNLTLATLGTFILWMGWFGFNGGSQLALGSKADIDGIALVVADTNMAACAGAIMAALLTQLLYKKVDLTMVLNGALAGLVSVTAGPDLGMVVSFIEGLVGGALVVFAVPLWDKLKIDDPVGALSVHLVAGIWGTIAVGIFNPEVTILAQLKGIVVIGAFVFITSFIIWKVLDLIIGLRVDEETEITGLDIHETGLECYPEFKKA, from the coding sequence ATGGAAAATTTTAATGACTTAAAATACATATTAGATGGATTCTTATTTGTATTTTCTGGTGTATTAGTAATGTGGATGGCAGCAGGGTTTGCCATGTTAGAAGCTGGTCTTACAAGATCAAAAAATAATGCTACTGTATTAACAAAAAATATTGCACTATTTGCAATCTCTTGTATTATGTATTACTTTGTAGGTTATAACTTAATGTATGGTGATGGTTCATCTTTTATGGGTTCATTTTCAACTATTAGTATGGAAAGTGCAGCTGATGCAGCTTATCCTGCTGCTGCTGATTTCTTCTTCCAGGTTATGTTTGTTGCAACTGCAGCATCTGTAATCTCTGGAACAATTGCAGAGAGAATGAAATTATGGCCATTTTTAATATTTGTTGTTTTATTAAGTGGTGTTATTTATCCAATTCAAGGTCATTGGACTTGGGGTGGAACTGAACTTGGTGGTTTAATTGCAGGTTTCTCTGATTTTGCTGGTTCGACAATTGTTCACTCTGTTGGTGGATGGGCTGCATTAGCTGGTGTATTAATTCTAGGAGCTAGAAAAGGTAAATATACTAAAGATGGTAAAGTAAGACCAATCCCTGGTTCTAACTTAACTCTTGCAACACTTGGTACATTCATTTTATGGATGGGTTGGTTTGGATTTAATGGTGGTTCTCAATTAGCATTAGGTTCTAAAGCTGATATTGATGGAATTGCTTTAGTTGTTGCTGATACAAATATGGCAGCTTGTGCAGGTGCAATTATGGCAGCTTTATTAACTCAACTTTTATATAAGAAAGTGGATTTAACGATGGTTCTAAATGGTGCTTTAGCTGGTCTAGTATCTGTAACAGCAGGTCCTGATTTAGGAATGGTTGTTTCATTTATTGAAGGTTTAGTTGGTGGTGCATTAGTTGTATTTGCAGTTCCTTTATGGGATAAGTTAAAAATTGATGATCCTGTTGGTGCTTTATCTGTTCACTTAGTTGCAGGTATCTGGGGAACGATTGCTGTTGGTATCTTCAATCCAGAAGTTACAATCTTAGCACAACTTAAAGGTATAGTTGTAATTGGTGCATTTGTATTTATTACTTCATTTATCATTTGGAAAGTTCTTGATTTAATTATTGGATTAAGAGTTGATGAAGAAACAGAAATTACTGGTCTTGATATTCATGAAACTGGTCTTGAATGTTACCCAGAATTCAAAAAAGCATAA
- a CDS encoding P-II family nitrogen regulator, which yields MKKIEAIIKPFKLEDVKEALVENGIAGMTVSDVKGYGRQQGHSELYRGAEYVVDFLAKIKVEVIVNDEDVDSTIGVIVEAAKTGKIGDGKIFVTSIDEVVRIRTEQRGSEAV from the coding sequence ATGAAAAAAATTGAAGCGATAATTAAACCGTTTAAACTTGAAGATGTAAAAGAAGCATTAGTTGAAAATGGTATTGCTGGTATGACAGTATCAGATGTAAAAGGTTACGGAAGACAACAAGGTCACTCTGAATTATACAGAGGGGCTGAGTATGTAGTTGACTTTTTAGCAAAAATAAAAGTAGAAGTTATAGTTAATGACGAAGATGTTGATTCTACGATAGGTGTAATTGTAGAAGCTGCAAAAACTGGAAAAATTGGTGATGGTAAAATATTTGTTACATCAATTGATGAAGTTGTTAGAATTAGAACTGAACAAAGAGGTTCAGAAGCGGTATAG
- the pyrC gene encoding dihydroorotase: MQNFIINSALDMHLHLRDDDMLKLVGPLTSNTFSGALIMPNLVPPITTKEALLGYKERIKEACKEDEFDAYVTLFFKNDYSYEFLEDIKDEIIAIKLYPAGITTNSETGVASMDVEVLRPTLESMSKLGIPLCIHGETNGFVMDREAEFMPIYESIAKAFPDLKIIMEHITTKEAIELLDKYDNLHATVTLHHLLITLDDVAGGMLNPHLFCKPIAKRPRDRKALLKAALKAHPKLMFGSDSAPHPKHKKESCGCAAGVFTSPIALQVLTQLFEEHNCLDNLNAFVSLNAQRVYNIHPKPKTIKLVKKDFVVPSIYKYKNENVVPMYAGETISWSIED, translated from the coding sequence ATGCAAAACTTCATCATTAACTCAGCTTTAGACATGCATCTTCATTTACGTGATGATGACATGCTAAAGCTTGTAGGTCCACTAACGTCAAATACTTTTTCTGGTGCTTTAATTATGCCAAATTTAGTTCCTCCTATTACTACAAAAGAGGCACTATTAGGATATAAAGAAAGAATAAAAGAAGCATGTAAAGAAGATGAATTTGATGCTTACGTAACTTTATTCTTTAAAAATGATTATTCATATGAATTTTTAGAAGATATAAAAGATGAGATTATTGCTATAAAACTTTATCCAGCAGGAATTACAACAAATTCTGAAACAGGTGTTGCATCTATGGATGTGGAAGTTTTAAGACCTACTTTAGAGTCTATGAGTAAATTAGGTATCCCTCTTTGTATCCATGGTGAAACAAATGGTTTTGTTATGGATAGAGAAGCAGAGTTTATGCCAATTTACGAATCAATTGCTAAGGCTTTCCCTGATTTAAAAATCATAATGGAGCATATTACAACAAAAGAGGCTATTGAGTTATTAGATAAGTATGATAATCTTCATGCAACTGTAACTTTACATCATTTATTAATTACTTTAGATGATGTTGCAGGTGGTATGCTAAATCCACATCTATTTTGTAAACCTATTGCAAAAAGACCTAGAGATAGAAAAGCCTTATTAAAAGCAGCATTAAAAGCTCATCCTAAATTAATGTTTGGAAGTGATTCTGCTCCTCATCCTAAACATAAAAAAGAATCTTGTGGTTGTGCAGCTGGTGTATTTACATCACCTATTGCACTACAAGTGTTAACTCAACTTTTTGAAGAACATAATTGTTTAGATAATTTAAATGCATTTGTATCATTAAATGCACAAAGAGTTTATAATATTCATCCTAAACCAAAGACTATTAAATTAGTAAAAAAAGATTTTGTAGTTCCTTCAATATATAAATATAAAAATGAAAATGTAGTTCCTATGTATGCGGGAGAAACAATTTCATGGAGTATTGAAGACTAA